Below is a genomic region from Flavobacterium ginsengisoli.
TTTATATGAAAATAATTTTAACTTAGCATTAATGAGAAAACTGTTAGCCTACATTACATTAGTCTTTGCTATTGGTGGATTAATTTCTGAATTAACACATAATTTCAGGGATCTCAAATTAATATATTATAATTTGGATCCAGCCAAATATTATGAAGAAGATAAATTATACATTTATAAGATAGAGAATAATAATTCTTCCAATTCTAGCGGATCTAATTCTTGGTATTATGGTGTTTTAGAAAAGCAAAAAATAAATGAAAATATATACTATTCTAGTTCTTATTTAATGGAAAATACCCTATTAGATAAAAAGGGACAATATTTAAAAGTGTGGTATTGCAAAAATGCAAACAAAACTATATTACGAGACACAAATAAACTACAACCTACAATTTATGTTAATGGCATAATTATTTACATACTGATTTTACTTATAATTCCATGTATGATCTCTGTGCTAAAAAAAAAAGTAAAAATTAATTTTTTCACTCTTGCTTCTGTTTTTTCAATAGCGAAATTCTCAAAACGAAAATGAAGGTACTTCATTAACTATAACAAGATATTTATGCAAACGTGATGATTATTTTTTAGAACCATTTGTAACTTTAATCAAATACGTTCCTTCGGGTAAATCAGTGATATTTGAGCCGTTTGAATCCATTATTTTTCTTCCCTGAGAAAAAACCTCAATATTCTTCCCTCCTCTAGTGTCTATAGATGAAACAGCAACAGGAGACGTAGTTTTTGCAGAAGCACTACCAGTCTTTTTCACAGCACTCGAAACTGGCATTGTTTCAGTTACAGGAGGCGTCGCTGCAGAAGCTTTAGAACTATTATAGGCTTCCAAAACCTGTTCGTCTGTCATGGCTACACTATACAATCTTAAATCATCAATATCTGCATTAATGCTTGTTGAGGTATTTAATCTCCCAAGATTCAAAATATATCCTTTTGCCGAGCGTTGAATTCCTTCAACAGATTTTAATAGCTCACCGTTTCGGTAAATTTTCGAAACATTTCCGTCATATGTAATACTATAAAAATACCAAGTTTCTTTTGCTAATGGCACCGAAACGACAATATTATTTGTATCTCCCCAACCAACCAGACTCACATCTGAATTACCAGAAACTACAGGTTGCTGTATTAACCCAAAATATTGTCCATTTGCCGCTGTACCATACCCAAAAATATAATGAGGAATATTTACTGCATTAAATTTTACCCAAACCGACATTGTTTTTGGTTTATTATCCTGAGGAAGATCTCCTACTACTGTTTGATAAGCTTTATTTGTAAGTCGTAAAGCACTTTTAGGACTTCCCATTCTATCATTTACAAAAAGCGGTGCTCCTAAGAATGAAATAGTATTATCGGTACTGTATAAATTTCCGTTGAAATTAAACTCTTGCACCGGATTTTGTGCATTCGCAGTTAAAAAATTTACAAACATTAAAGTGAGTAATATTTTTTTCATAGTCGTAGCTTTTATCAGAATAGTTTTTAAGGCAAATAGTAAGTACTTGTAAAATCTAAATGTTTTGATTTCACTAGTTTGAAACTTTAGTTTATTATTTTTACAAATTTTGTTAAAACTATAATTAAAATTCAGCATATCCAAACAATTCCTACATACAAATATATAATTCTCACAAAAACACTTTTAAATTTCAAACAGGATATGCTTTTAGAATATTTCATGTTTAAGCCAGTTCAAATTTTTCTGTAGATACCAAATATGACTTGTCATTGAACTTTTTTCATTGAACTGTCATTTGTTTAAAATTATGATAATAAGCAAAAAAAAGTAGCTTTTAAAGATGAGTATGTTTTCCATTAAAAAAAGCCTTCTGAACACAGAAAGCCTTTCTTACTATTCCAAAAACCCAATTGCTTGCGCAATAAAAAACTAACTAACATTTAAAAATAAA
It encodes:
- a CDS encoding LamG domain-containing protein, coding for MKKILLTLMFVNFLTANAQNPVQEFNFNGNLYSTDNTISFLGAPLFVNDRMGSPKSALRLTNKAYQTVVGDLPQDNKPKTMSVWVKFNAVNIPHYIFGYGTAANGQYFGLIQQPVVSGNSDVSLVGWGDTNNIVVSVPLAKETWYFYSITYDGNVSKIYRNGELLKSVEGIQRSAKGYILNLGRLNTSTSINADIDDLRLYSVAMTDEQVLEAYNSSKASAATPPVTETMPVSSAVKKTGSASAKTTSPVAVSSIDTRGGKNIEVFSQGRKIMDSNGSNITDLPEGTYLIKVTNGSKK